In a single window of the Equus quagga isolate Etosha38 chromosome 7, UCLA_HA_Equagga_1.0, whole genome shotgun sequence genome:
- the FGFR4 gene encoding fibroblast growth factor receptor 4 isoform X1, giving the protein MELTPPKAKDHARKRQPHLQRPRGRQSMGSQAWVSVSSRKEMWLLLALLGVLLGVPGSPALSLEVSEEMELEPCLAPSPEQQEQKLTVVLGQPVRLCCGRAERGGHWYKEGSRLAPAGRVRGWRGRLEIASSLLEDAGHYLCLARGSMLVLHNVTLVVDDSLTSSNDDEDRKAHRGPSNGHVYPQQAPYWTHPQRMEKKLHAVPAGNTVKFRCPAAGNPTPTIRWLKDGQDFHGEHRIGGIRLRHQHWSLVMESVVPSDRGTYTCLVENSLGSIRYSYLLDVLERSPHRPILQAGLPANTTAVAGSDVELLCKVYSDAQPHIQWLKHIVINGSSFGADGFPYVQVLKTADINSSEVEVLYLRNVSAEDAGEYTCLAGNSIGLSYQSAWLTVLPEEDFAWAAAAPEARYTDIILYASGSLALVVLLLLAGLYRGQVLHGRHPRQPATVQKLSRFPLARQFSLESGSSAKSSLSLVRGVHLSSNGPPLLAGLVSLDLPLDPLWEFPRDRLVLGKPLGEGCFGQVVRAEAFGMDPAQPDQASTVAVKMLKDNASDKDLADLVSEMEVMKLIGRHKNIINLLGVCTQEGPLYVIVECAAKGNLREFLRARRPPGPDLSPDGPRSSEGPLSFPALVSCAYQVARGMQYLESRKCIHRDLAARNVLVTEDNVMKIADFGLARGVHHIDYYKKTSNGRLPVKWMAPEALFDRVYTHQSDVWSFGILLWEIFTLGGSPYPGIPVEELFSLLREGHRMDRPPNCPPELYGLMRECWHAAPSQRPTFKQLVEALDKVLLAVSEEYLDLRLTFGPYSPASGDASSTCSSSDSVFSHDPLPLGPSSYPFPRVQT; this is encoded by the exons ATGGAACTAACCCCACCTAAAGCGAAAGATCATGCCAGGAAGCGGCAACCACActtgcaaaggcccagag GAAGGCAGTCGATGGGAAGCCAAGCCTGGGTCTCCGTGAGCAGCAGGAAGGAGATGTGGCTGCTGTTGGCCCTGTTGGGGGTCCTGCTGGGGGTGCCCGGGTCTCCAGCTTTGTCCCTTGAGGTCTCTGAGGAAATGGAGCTGG AGCCCTGCCTGGCCCCTAGCCCAGAGCAGCAAGAGCAGAAGCTGACCGTGGTCCTTGGGCAGCCTGTGCGGTTATGCTGTGGGCGGGCTGAGCGTGGTGGCCACTGGTACAAGGAGGGCAGTCGCCTGGCACCTGCTGGCCGAGTACGAGGCTGGAGGGGCCGCTTGGAGATTGCCAGCTCTCTACTGGAGGATGCTGGCCATTACCTCTGCCTGGCACGGGGCTCCATGCTTGTCCTGCACAATGTCACCTTGGTTGTGGATG ATTCCTTAACCTCCAGCAATGATGATGAGGACCGCAAAGCCCACAGAGGCCCCTCAAATGGGCACGTGTACCCCCAGCAAG CACCCTACTGGACACACCCTCAACGCATGGAGAAGAAACTGCATGCAGTGCCTGCTGGGAACACTGTCAAGTTCCGCTGCCCAGCTGCAGGCAACCCCACGCCCACCATCCGCTGGCTCAAGGATGGACAGGACTTCCATGGGGAGCATCGCATTGGAGGCATTCGG CTGCGCCACCAGCACTGGAGCCTGGTGATGGAAAGCGTGGTGCCCTCGGACCGTGGCACGTATACCTGCCTTGTGGAGAATTCTCTGGGCAGCATCCGCTACAGCTATCTGCTGGACGTGCTGG AGCGGTCCCCGCACCGGCCCATCCTGCAGGCGGGGCTCCCGGCCAACACCACAGCTGTGGCAGGCAGCGACGTGGAACTGCTGTGCAAGGTGTACAGCGATGCCCAGCCCCACATCCAATGGCTGAAGCACATCGTCATCAATGGCAGCAGCTTCGGTGCTGACGGCTTCCCATATGTGCAAGTCCTGAAG ACAGCAGACATCAATAGCTCAGAGGTGGAGGTCCTGTACCTTCGGAACGTGTCGGCTGAGGATGCAGGCGAGTACACCTGCCTGGCAGGCAACTCCATCGGCCTCTCCTATCAGTCGGCCTGGCTCACGGTGCTGCCAG AGGAGGACTTCGCGTGGGCAGCAGCAGCGCCCGAGGCCAGGTACACAGACATTATCCTGTATGCGTCGGGCTCTCTGGCTTTGGTGGTGCTCCTGCTGCTGGCCGGGCTGTATCGCGGGCAGGTGCTCCACGGCCGGCACCCCCGGCAGCCGGCCACTGTGCAGAAGTTGTCCCGCTTCCCTCTGGCCCGACAG TTCTCTCTGGAGTCGGGCTCCTCAGCCAAGTCAAGCTTGTCGCTGGTGCGGGGTGTCCATCTCTCCTCCAACGGCCCCCCCTTGCTTGCTGGCCTTGTGAGCCTAGACCTACCTCTTGACCCGCTGTGGGAGTTTCCCCGAGACAG GCTGGTGCTCGGGAAGCCTCTGGGTGAGGGCTGCTTCGGGCAGGTGGTGCGTGCAGAGGCCTTCGGCATGGACCCTGCCCAGCCTGACCAGGCCAGCACCGTGGCCGTCAAGATGCTCAAGG ACAATGCCTCTGACAAGGATTTGGCAGACCTGGTCTCTGAGATGGAGGTGATGAAGCTGATTGGCCGACACAAGAACATTATCAACCTGCTgggtgtctgcacccaggaag GGCCTCTGTACGTGATTGTAGAGTGTGCCGCCAAGGGAAACCTGCGGGAGTTCCTGCGGGCCCGGCGCCCCCCAGGCCCCGACCTGAGCCCTGACGGGCCACGGAGCAGTGAGGGACCACTCTCCTTTCCCGCCCTGGTCTCCTGTGCCTACCAGGTGGCCCGAGGCATGCAGTACCTGGAGTCTCGGAAG TGCATCCACCGGGACCTGGCTGCTCGCAACGTGCTGGTGACTGAGGACAATGTGATGAAGATTGCTGACTTTGGGCTGGCCCGCGGCGTCCACCACATTGACTACTACAAGAAAACCAGCAAc ggcCGCCTGCCTGTCAAGTGGATGGCACCTGAGGCCTTATTTGACCGAGTCTACACACACCAGAGTGATGT GTGGTCATTTGGGATCCTGCTGTGGGAGATCTTCACCCTCGGGGGCTCCCCATATCCCGGCATCCCAGTGGAGGAGCTCTTCTCACTGCTGCGGGAGGGCCATCGGATGGACCGGCCCCCGAACTGCCCCCCAGAGCT GTACGGCCTGATGCGTGAGTGCTGGCATGCAGCACCCTCTCAGAGGCCCACTTTCAAGCAGCTAGTGGAGGCGCTGGACAAGGTCCTGCTGGCCGTCTCTGAGGAG TACCTTGACCTCCGCCTCACCTTTGGACCCTACTCCCCTGCCAGTGGGGATGCCAGCAGCACCTGCTCTTCCAGCGACTCTGTCTTCAGCCACGATCCCCTGCCACTGGGGCCCAGCTCCTACCCCTTCCCCAGGGTGCAGACATGA
- the FGFR4 gene encoding fibroblast growth factor receptor 4 isoform X4, with amino-acid sequence MELTPPKAKDHARKRQPHLQRPRGRQSMGSQAWVSVSSRKEMWLLLALLGVLLGVPGSPALSLEVSEEMELEPCLAPSPEQQEQKLTVVLGQPVRLCCGRAERGGHWYKEGSRLAPAGRVRGWRGRLEIASSLLEDAGHYLCLARGSMLVLHNVTLVVDDSLTSSNDDEDRKAHRGPSNGHVYPQQAPYWTHPQRMEKKLHAVPAGNTVKFRCPAAGNPTPTIRWLKDGQDFHGEHRIGGIRLRHQHWSLVMESVVPSDRGTYTCLVENSLGSIRYSYLLDVLERSPHRPILQAGLPANTTAVAGSDVELLCKVYSDAQPHIQWLKHIVINGSSFGADGFPYVQVLKTADINSSEVEVLYLRNVSAEDAGEYTCLAGNSIGLSYQSAWLTVLPEEDFAWAAAAPEARYTDIILYASGSLALVVLLLLAGLYRGQVLHGRHPRQPATVQKLSRFPLARQFSLESGSSAKSSLSLVRGVHLSSNGPPLLAGLVSLDLPLDPLWEFPRDRLVLGKPLGEGCFGQVVRAEAFGMDPAQPDQASTVAVKMLKDNASDKDLADLVSEMEVMKLIGRHKNIINLLGVCTQEGPLYVIVECAAKGNLREFLRARRPPGPDLSPDGPRSSEGPLSFPALVSCAYQVARGMQYLESRKCIHRDLAARNVLVTEDNVMKIADFGLARGVHHIDYYKKTSNGRLPVKWMAPEALFDRVYTHQSDVYGLMRECWHAAPSQRPTFKQLVEALDKVLLAVSEEYLDLRLTFGPYSPASGDASSTCSSSDSVFSHDPLPLGPSSYPFPRVQT; translated from the exons ATGGAACTAACCCCACCTAAAGCGAAAGATCATGCCAGGAAGCGGCAACCACActtgcaaaggcccagag GAAGGCAGTCGATGGGAAGCCAAGCCTGGGTCTCCGTGAGCAGCAGGAAGGAGATGTGGCTGCTGTTGGCCCTGTTGGGGGTCCTGCTGGGGGTGCCCGGGTCTCCAGCTTTGTCCCTTGAGGTCTCTGAGGAAATGGAGCTGG AGCCCTGCCTGGCCCCTAGCCCAGAGCAGCAAGAGCAGAAGCTGACCGTGGTCCTTGGGCAGCCTGTGCGGTTATGCTGTGGGCGGGCTGAGCGTGGTGGCCACTGGTACAAGGAGGGCAGTCGCCTGGCACCTGCTGGCCGAGTACGAGGCTGGAGGGGCCGCTTGGAGATTGCCAGCTCTCTACTGGAGGATGCTGGCCATTACCTCTGCCTGGCACGGGGCTCCATGCTTGTCCTGCACAATGTCACCTTGGTTGTGGATG ATTCCTTAACCTCCAGCAATGATGATGAGGACCGCAAAGCCCACAGAGGCCCCTCAAATGGGCACGTGTACCCCCAGCAAG CACCCTACTGGACACACCCTCAACGCATGGAGAAGAAACTGCATGCAGTGCCTGCTGGGAACACTGTCAAGTTCCGCTGCCCAGCTGCAGGCAACCCCACGCCCACCATCCGCTGGCTCAAGGATGGACAGGACTTCCATGGGGAGCATCGCATTGGAGGCATTCGG CTGCGCCACCAGCACTGGAGCCTGGTGATGGAAAGCGTGGTGCCCTCGGACCGTGGCACGTATACCTGCCTTGTGGAGAATTCTCTGGGCAGCATCCGCTACAGCTATCTGCTGGACGTGCTGG AGCGGTCCCCGCACCGGCCCATCCTGCAGGCGGGGCTCCCGGCCAACACCACAGCTGTGGCAGGCAGCGACGTGGAACTGCTGTGCAAGGTGTACAGCGATGCCCAGCCCCACATCCAATGGCTGAAGCACATCGTCATCAATGGCAGCAGCTTCGGTGCTGACGGCTTCCCATATGTGCAAGTCCTGAAG ACAGCAGACATCAATAGCTCAGAGGTGGAGGTCCTGTACCTTCGGAACGTGTCGGCTGAGGATGCAGGCGAGTACACCTGCCTGGCAGGCAACTCCATCGGCCTCTCCTATCAGTCGGCCTGGCTCACGGTGCTGCCAG AGGAGGACTTCGCGTGGGCAGCAGCAGCGCCCGAGGCCAGGTACACAGACATTATCCTGTATGCGTCGGGCTCTCTGGCTTTGGTGGTGCTCCTGCTGCTGGCCGGGCTGTATCGCGGGCAGGTGCTCCACGGCCGGCACCCCCGGCAGCCGGCCACTGTGCAGAAGTTGTCCCGCTTCCCTCTGGCCCGACAG TTCTCTCTGGAGTCGGGCTCCTCAGCCAAGTCAAGCTTGTCGCTGGTGCGGGGTGTCCATCTCTCCTCCAACGGCCCCCCCTTGCTTGCTGGCCTTGTGAGCCTAGACCTACCTCTTGACCCGCTGTGGGAGTTTCCCCGAGACAG GCTGGTGCTCGGGAAGCCTCTGGGTGAGGGCTGCTTCGGGCAGGTGGTGCGTGCAGAGGCCTTCGGCATGGACCCTGCCCAGCCTGACCAGGCCAGCACCGTGGCCGTCAAGATGCTCAAGG ACAATGCCTCTGACAAGGATTTGGCAGACCTGGTCTCTGAGATGGAGGTGATGAAGCTGATTGGCCGACACAAGAACATTATCAACCTGCTgggtgtctgcacccaggaag GGCCTCTGTACGTGATTGTAGAGTGTGCCGCCAAGGGAAACCTGCGGGAGTTCCTGCGGGCCCGGCGCCCCCCAGGCCCCGACCTGAGCCCTGACGGGCCACGGAGCAGTGAGGGACCACTCTCCTTTCCCGCCCTGGTCTCCTGTGCCTACCAGGTGGCCCGAGGCATGCAGTACCTGGAGTCTCGGAAG TGCATCCACCGGGACCTGGCTGCTCGCAACGTGCTGGTGACTGAGGACAATGTGATGAAGATTGCTGACTTTGGGCTGGCCCGCGGCGTCCACCACATTGACTACTACAAGAAAACCAGCAAc ggcCGCCTGCCTGTCAAGTGGATGGCACCTGAGGCCTTATTTGACCGAGTCTACACACACCAGAGTGATGT GTACGGCCTGATGCGTGAGTGCTGGCATGCAGCACCCTCTCAGAGGCCCACTTTCAAGCAGCTAGTGGAGGCGCTGGACAAGGTCCTGCTGGCCGTCTCTGAGGAG TACCTTGACCTCCGCCTCACCTTTGGACCCTACTCCCCTGCCAGTGGGGATGCCAGCAGCACCTGCTCTTCCAGCGACTCTGTCTTCAGCCACGATCCCCTGCCACTGGGGCCCAGCTCCTACCCCTTCCCCAGGGTGCAGACATGA
- the FGFR4 gene encoding fibroblast growth factor receptor 4 isoform X5 — protein MLVLHNVTLVVDDSLTSSNDDEDRKAHRGPSNGHVYPQQAPYWTHPQRMEKKLHAVPAGNTVKFRCPAAGNPTPTIRWLKDGQDFHGEHRIGGIRLRHQHWSLVMESVVPSDRGTYTCLVENSLGSIRYSYLLDVLERSPHRPILQAGLPANTTAVAGSDVELLCKVYSDAQPHIQWLKHIVINGSSFGADGFPYVQVLKTADINSSEVEVLYLRNVSAEDAGEYTCLAGNSIGLSYQSAWLTVLPEEDFAWAAAAPEARYTDIILYASGSLALVVLLLLAGLYRGQVLHGRHPRQPATVQKLSRFPLARQFSLESGSSAKSSLSLVRGVHLSSNGPPLLAGLVSLDLPLDPLWEFPRDRLVLGKPLGEGCFGQVVRAEAFGMDPAQPDQASTVAVKMLKDNASDKDLADLVSEMEVMKLIGRHKNIINLLGVCTQEGPLYVIVECAAKGNLREFLRARRPPGPDLSPDGPRSSEGPLSFPALVSCAYQVARGMQYLESRKCIHRDLAARNVLVTEDNVMKIADFGLARGVHHIDYYKKTSNGRLPVKWMAPEALFDRVYTHQSDVWSFGILLWEIFTLGGSPYPGIPVEELFSLLREGHRMDRPPNCPPELYGLMRECWHAAPSQRPTFKQLVEALDKVLLAVSEEYLDLRLTFGPYSPASGDASSTCSSSDSVFSHDPLPLGPSSYPFPRVQT, from the exons ATGCTTGTCCTGCACAATGTCACCTTGGTTGTGGATG ATTCCTTAACCTCCAGCAATGATGATGAGGACCGCAAAGCCCACAGAGGCCCCTCAAATGGGCACGTGTACCCCCAGCAAG CACCCTACTGGACACACCCTCAACGCATGGAGAAGAAACTGCATGCAGTGCCTGCTGGGAACACTGTCAAGTTCCGCTGCCCAGCTGCAGGCAACCCCACGCCCACCATCCGCTGGCTCAAGGATGGACAGGACTTCCATGGGGAGCATCGCATTGGAGGCATTCGG CTGCGCCACCAGCACTGGAGCCTGGTGATGGAAAGCGTGGTGCCCTCGGACCGTGGCACGTATACCTGCCTTGTGGAGAATTCTCTGGGCAGCATCCGCTACAGCTATCTGCTGGACGTGCTGG AGCGGTCCCCGCACCGGCCCATCCTGCAGGCGGGGCTCCCGGCCAACACCACAGCTGTGGCAGGCAGCGACGTGGAACTGCTGTGCAAGGTGTACAGCGATGCCCAGCCCCACATCCAATGGCTGAAGCACATCGTCATCAATGGCAGCAGCTTCGGTGCTGACGGCTTCCCATATGTGCAAGTCCTGAAG ACAGCAGACATCAATAGCTCAGAGGTGGAGGTCCTGTACCTTCGGAACGTGTCGGCTGAGGATGCAGGCGAGTACACCTGCCTGGCAGGCAACTCCATCGGCCTCTCCTATCAGTCGGCCTGGCTCACGGTGCTGCCAG AGGAGGACTTCGCGTGGGCAGCAGCAGCGCCCGAGGCCAGGTACACAGACATTATCCTGTATGCGTCGGGCTCTCTGGCTTTGGTGGTGCTCCTGCTGCTGGCCGGGCTGTATCGCGGGCAGGTGCTCCACGGCCGGCACCCCCGGCAGCCGGCCACTGTGCAGAAGTTGTCCCGCTTCCCTCTGGCCCGACAG TTCTCTCTGGAGTCGGGCTCCTCAGCCAAGTCAAGCTTGTCGCTGGTGCGGGGTGTCCATCTCTCCTCCAACGGCCCCCCCTTGCTTGCTGGCCTTGTGAGCCTAGACCTACCTCTTGACCCGCTGTGGGAGTTTCCCCGAGACAG GCTGGTGCTCGGGAAGCCTCTGGGTGAGGGCTGCTTCGGGCAGGTGGTGCGTGCAGAGGCCTTCGGCATGGACCCTGCCCAGCCTGACCAGGCCAGCACCGTGGCCGTCAAGATGCTCAAGG ACAATGCCTCTGACAAGGATTTGGCAGACCTGGTCTCTGAGATGGAGGTGATGAAGCTGATTGGCCGACACAAGAACATTATCAACCTGCTgggtgtctgcacccaggaag GGCCTCTGTACGTGATTGTAGAGTGTGCCGCCAAGGGAAACCTGCGGGAGTTCCTGCGGGCCCGGCGCCCCCCAGGCCCCGACCTGAGCCCTGACGGGCCACGGAGCAGTGAGGGACCACTCTCCTTTCCCGCCCTGGTCTCCTGTGCCTACCAGGTGGCCCGAGGCATGCAGTACCTGGAGTCTCGGAAG TGCATCCACCGGGACCTGGCTGCTCGCAACGTGCTGGTGACTGAGGACAATGTGATGAAGATTGCTGACTTTGGGCTGGCCCGCGGCGTCCACCACATTGACTACTACAAGAAAACCAGCAAc ggcCGCCTGCCTGTCAAGTGGATGGCACCTGAGGCCTTATTTGACCGAGTCTACACACACCAGAGTGATGT GTGGTCATTTGGGATCCTGCTGTGGGAGATCTTCACCCTCGGGGGCTCCCCATATCCCGGCATCCCAGTGGAGGAGCTCTTCTCACTGCTGCGGGAGGGCCATCGGATGGACCGGCCCCCGAACTGCCCCCCAGAGCT GTACGGCCTGATGCGTGAGTGCTGGCATGCAGCACCCTCTCAGAGGCCCACTTTCAAGCAGCTAGTGGAGGCGCTGGACAAGGTCCTGCTGGCCGTCTCTGAGGAG TACCTTGACCTCCGCCTCACCTTTGGACCCTACTCCCCTGCCAGTGGGGATGCCAGCAGCACCTGCTCTTCCAGCGACTCTGTCTTCAGCCACGATCCCCTGCCACTGGGGCCCAGCTCCTACCCCTTCCCCAGGGTGCAGACATGA
- the FGFR4 gene encoding fibroblast growth factor receptor 4 isoform X3 — protein sequence MGSQAWVSVSSRKEMWLLLALLGVLLGVPGSPALSLEVSEEMELEPCLAPSPEQQEQKLTVVLGQPVRLCCGRAERGGHWYKEGSRLAPAGRVRGWRGRLEIASSLLEDAGHYLCLARGSMLVLHNVTLVVDDSLTSSNDDEDRKAHRGPSNGHVYPQQAPYWTHPQRMEKKLHAVPAGNTVKFRCPAAGNPTPTIRWLKDGQDFHGEHRIGGIRLRHQHWSLVMESVVPSDRGTYTCLVENSLGSIRYSYLLDVLERSPHRPILQAGLPANTTAVAGSDVELLCKVYSDAQPHIQWLKHIVINGSSFGADGFPYVQVLKTADINSSEVEVLYLRNVSAEDAGEYTCLAGNSIGLSYQSAWLTVLPEEDFAWAAAAPEARYTDIILYASGSLALVVLLLLAGLYRGQVLHGRHPRQPATVQKLSRFPLARQFSLESGSSAKSSLSLVRGVHLSSNGPPLLAGLVSLDLPLDPLWEFPRDRLVLGKPLGEGCFGQVVRAEAFGMDPAQPDQASTVAVKMLKDNASDKDLADLVSEMEVMKLIGRHKNIINLLGVCTQEGPLYVIVECAAKGNLREFLRARRPPGPDLSPDGPRSSEGPLSFPALVSCAYQVARGMQYLESRKCIHRDLAARNVLVTEDNVMKIADFGLARGVHHIDYYKKTSNGRLPVKWMAPEALFDRVYTHQSDVWSFGILLWEIFTLGGSPYPGIPVEELFSLLREGHRMDRPPNCPPELYGLMRECWHAAPSQRPTFKQLVEALDKVLLAVSEEYLDLRLTFGPYSPASGDASSTCSSSDSVFSHDPLPLGPSSYPFPRVQT from the exons ATGGGAAGCCAAGCCTGGGTCTCCGTGAGCAGCAGGAAGGAGATGTGGCTGCTGTTGGCCCTGTTGGGGGTCCTGCTGGGGGTGCCCGGGTCTCCAGCTTTGTCCCTTGAGGTCTCTGAGGAAATGGAGCTGG AGCCCTGCCTGGCCCCTAGCCCAGAGCAGCAAGAGCAGAAGCTGACCGTGGTCCTTGGGCAGCCTGTGCGGTTATGCTGTGGGCGGGCTGAGCGTGGTGGCCACTGGTACAAGGAGGGCAGTCGCCTGGCACCTGCTGGCCGAGTACGAGGCTGGAGGGGCCGCTTGGAGATTGCCAGCTCTCTACTGGAGGATGCTGGCCATTACCTCTGCCTGGCACGGGGCTCCATGCTTGTCCTGCACAATGTCACCTTGGTTGTGGATG ATTCCTTAACCTCCAGCAATGATGATGAGGACCGCAAAGCCCACAGAGGCCCCTCAAATGGGCACGTGTACCCCCAGCAAG CACCCTACTGGACACACCCTCAACGCATGGAGAAGAAACTGCATGCAGTGCCTGCTGGGAACACTGTCAAGTTCCGCTGCCCAGCTGCAGGCAACCCCACGCCCACCATCCGCTGGCTCAAGGATGGACAGGACTTCCATGGGGAGCATCGCATTGGAGGCATTCGG CTGCGCCACCAGCACTGGAGCCTGGTGATGGAAAGCGTGGTGCCCTCGGACCGTGGCACGTATACCTGCCTTGTGGAGAATTCTCTGGGCAGCATCCGCTACAGCTATCTGCTGGACGTGCTGG AGCGGTCCCCGCACCGGCCCATCCTGCAGGCGGGGCTCCCGGCCAACACCACAGCTGTGGCAGGCAGCGACGTGGAACTGCTGTGCAAGGTGTACAGCGATGCCCAGCCCCACATCCAATGGCTGAAGCACATCGTCATCAATGGCAGCAGCTTCGGTGCTGACGGCTTCCCATATGTGCAAGTCCTGAAG ACAGCAGACATCAATAGCTCAGAGGTGGAGGTCCTGTACCTTCGGAACGTGTCGGCTGAGGATGCAGGCGAGTACACCTGCCTGGCAGGCAACTCCATCGGCCTCTCCTATCAGTCGGCCTGGCTCACGGTGCTGCCAG AGGAGGACTTCGCGTGGGCAGCAGCAGCGCCCGAGGCCAGGTACACAGACATTATCCTGTATGCGTCGGGCTCTCTGGCTTTGGTGGTGCTCCTGCTGCTGGCCGGGCTGTATCGCGGGCAGGTGCTCCACGGCCGGCACCCCCGGCAGCCGGCCACTGTGCAGAAGTTGTCCCGCTTCCCTCTGGCCCGACAG TTCTCTCTGGAGTCGGGCTCCTCAGCCAAGTCAAGCTTGTCGCTGGTGCGGGGTGTCCATCTCTCCTCCAACGGCCCCCCCTTGCTTGCTGGCCTTGTGAGCCTAGACCTACCTCTTGACCCGCTGTGGGAGTTTCCCCGAGACAG GCTGGTGCTCGGGAAGCCTCTGGGTGAGGGCTGCTTCGGGCAGGTGGTGCGTGCAGAGGCCTTCGGCATGGACCCTGCCCAGCCTGACCAGGCCAGCACCGTGGCCGTCAAGATGCTCAAGG ACAATGCCTCTGACAAGGATTTGGCAGACCTGGTCTCTGAGATGGAGGTGATGAAGCTGATTGGCCGACACAAGAACATTATCAACCTGCTgggtgtctgcacccaggaag GGCCTCTGTACGTGATTGTAGAGTGTGCCGCCAAGGGAAACCTGCGGGAGTTCCTGCGGGCCCGGCGCCCCCCAGGCCCCGACCTGAGCCCTGACGGGCCACGGAGCAGTGAGGGACCACTCTCCTTTCCCGCCCTGGTCTCCTGTGCCTACCAGGTGGCCCGAGGCATGCAGTACCTGGAGTCTCGGAAG TGCATCCACCGGGACCTGGCTGCTCGCAACGTGCTGGTGACTGAGGACAATGTGATGAAGATTGCTGACTTTGGGCTGGCCCGCGGCGTCCACCACATTGACTACTACAAGAAAACCAGCAAc ggcCGCCTGCCTGTCAAGTGGATGGCACCTGAGGCCTTATTTGACCGAGTCTACACACACCAGAGTGATGT GTGGTCATTTGGGATCCTGCTGTGGGAGATCTTCACCCTCGGGGGCTCCCCATATCCCGGCATCCCAGTGGAGGAGCTCTTCTCACTGCTGCGGGAGGGCCATCGGATGGACCGGCCCCCGAACTGCCCCCCAGAGCT GTACGGCCTGATGCGTGAGTGCTGGCATGCAGCACCCTCTCAGAGGCCCACTTTCAAGCAGCTAGTGGAGGCGCTGGACAAGGTCCTGCTGGCCGTCTCTGAGGAG TACCTTGACCTCCGCCTCACCTTTGGACCCTACTCCCCTGCCAGTGGGGATGCCAGCAGCACCTGCTCTTCCAGCGACTCTGTCTTCAGCCACGATCCCCTGCCACTGGGGCCCAGCTCCTACCCCTTCCCCAGGGTGCAGACATGA